A stretch of the Aphis gossypii isolate Hap1 chromosome 2, ASM2018417v2, whole genome shotgun sequence genome encodes the following:
- the LOC126550313 gene encoding FMRFamide-like neuropeptides 1 translates to MLLCLLPVTLTLAALVTDGVADAAAADKRFALRPVDPLTRRSAMEKNFMRFGRAFDCGWTAPSASAAAKRRDPSSAIGRRVDSNFIRFGRRDSNFIRFGRGEVYTPGDNKIPRRHYDVDVDGLEVRFGRSGGNIDRSPLGAALPPPPYDDRR, encoded by the coding sequence ATGCTTTTGTGTCTGTTGCCGGTGACGTTGACGTTGGCCGCGTTGGTCACCGACGGAGTGGCCGACGCGGCCGCCGCGGACAAGCGGTTCGCCCTGCGGCCCGTGGACCCGTTGACTAGGCGCAGCGCCATGGAAAAGAACTTTATGCGGTTCGGCCGGGCTTTCGACTGCGGCTGGACGGCACCGTCGGCATCGGCAGCGGCCAAGCGCAGGGACCCGTCGTCGGCGATCGGACGCCGCGTCGACTCCAACTTCATCCGGTTCGGCCGCCGGGACTCCAACTTCATCCGGTTCGGCCGGGGCGAGGTGTACACGCCCGGCGACAACAAAATACCCAGACGCCACTACGACGTGGACGTGGACGGGCTGGAAGTCCGGTTCGGCCGTTCCGGCGGCAACATCGACCGCAGTCCGTTGGGCGCAGCGTTACCGCCGCCACCTTACGACGACCGCCGCTGA